In the genome of Crassaminicella thermophila, the window AAAGCAGTAGATAAATATGGAGAATTAACTGTTGAAAAAGGAATAAAAGATTCTCTTAGAATATTTGAAATAGATGATATTGACTTGCATAGACATTATAAAAAAGATGACAGGGAATAGTTCTCTGTCATTTTTTTATGGAATAGAAAAAAGGATTGTAACAAATAATAGTAGATATCACAGAATATAGATGTTTTGGATTGAGGTGTGCTTATGTTTAGAATATTAAAAGACACAATTTTAGGTGTTAATAATAAAAAACAGCCAAATAGAACGAAAGATATAGAATTGACAAAATCTCTTGAAAAGAACATAAGTGAATTTAAAAGAATATTTAAAGGAAATGAAACGGTTATATTTCGAAATATAGAAAGTAATCAGTGGGATATAAAATGCTGCATTATTTTTATTGATGGAATGATAAATAAATCAGATTTGCACAAAAACGTAATTTATCCAATTATGAACAGCATACCTCCTCAAAAAGCAGATAAACAAAATATTTTAGAAGTATTAGAAAAGAAGATAATCAATGCTTCAGACATAAAAAATGAAAAAGATGCAAATGAAATGATTATGGCTATTTTATATGGAAATGCAGTCCTTTTATTAGATGGTTTTAGTGGGGGGTTAGTTATAGACGTAAAAGGCTGGGAACAAAGAGCTATAACAGAACCTTCTGTAGAGCAAGTTGTTCGAGGTCCGAGAGAAGGTTTTACAGAGACTATAATGACAAATTTAACACTAATTCGAAGGAAAATATTAAGTGCAGATTTAAAATTTCAATTTAAGGAAATTGGTGTAAGAACAAAAACAAAGATATGTGTATGTTATATAGAAGGATTGGCAAATGAAAAAATTATTAAAGAAGTTCATAAAAGATTAGATGATATTCAAATTGATTCAATACTTGAATCTGGTTATATAGAAGAATTAATACAGGATGCTCCATTATCTCCATTTCCTACGATTAGTCATACAGAAAGACCAGATATTGTTGCTGCAAATTTACTAGAGGGAAGAATTGCAATAGTAGTAGATGGTACACCAACTGTTTTAACTTTGCCTTGTCTGTTTGTTGAATACTTTCAAGCAAATGAGGATTATTATAATACATTCATATATGCTTCAATTAATAGGTTGATTAAATTCTTTGGTTTCTTTTTAACAACAAGCATACCTGCTATTTATGTTGCGCTTGCAACATTTCATCAAGAAATGATTCCAACCCCTCTTATATTAAGTATTTCAGCGTCGAGAGAAGGAGTGCCATTCCCTACAATAGTAGAGGCTATTATAATGCTTTTGGCATTTGAAATATTAAGAGAAGGTGGGATAAGATTACCAGCTCCTATTGGTGCAACAATCGGTTTTGTAGGTGCCATTATATTAGGACAGGCTGCTGTACAAGCAAGATTTGTCAGTGCACCAATTGTAATATTGATAGCTTTGACAGGAATTTCACAGTTTTTAGCACCTAAAATGATAGGACCAGCTATTATTGTTAGGTTTATATTCTTATTTCTTTCAGCATTTTTAGGATTGTATGGTTATATATTTGGGGTTATTGGTTTGTTTATTCATCTTATGTCATTAAGATCATTTGGAGTACCTTATATGATATCTATTGGATCTATTAAGATGCAGGATATAAAGGATACAGCTATTAGAGCTCCATGGTGGTATATGTACTATCGGCCAAAGCTTATAGGGCAAAAGAATCCTATTCGTAAGAAAGATTCTCAAATTCCTGAAAAGAGGTAAAGATATGAAGAAGATAATATTTATCTTTATAATTCTTATCCAAGTAGTCATTACTTCTGGCTGTTGGAATTATAAAGAAATCAATGATGTTTCAATAGCAGCAGGAATAGCAGTAGATTACGATAAGGAAAAAGATAAGGTTATTTCAACAACAGAAATAGTTTATCCTATGGTTACAAATGGAGAAACTAAAATTCAACCTGAAGTCATTAAAGCTGAAGGAAGAAACATTTTTGAATCAATAAGAAATATGATTCCATTAACAGGGAAAAAAGTATTCTGGGCTCATGCAAAGGTAATTATTATTAGTGAAGAAGTAGCAAAAAATGAGGATATACTTATAAGTCTTATTGATTTTGCAAAAAGAGATGCAGAGTACAGAGATGATATATGGGTAATTCTCTCAAAAGAAAAAACAGCAGGTGAGATTTTAAAAACGGATGTTATGATACAAGATATTGTTTCTTTTCAACTAGAGGATATATTAAAAAATGAGAAAGGGGTAGAAAAATATCACTCTGTTCCATTATGGAAATTTGCAGATGATTTATCTTCTGAAGGGATTGAACCAACACTTCCAACGGTTGGTATAGCTTCCTATAAAGATAAAAAAATTGCCCAAATGTATGGAACAGGTGTTTTTAAAGGAGCTAAATTAGTAGGATGGCTTAATGGAGATGAAACTAAAAGCTTTCTATTTATTATGGGTAAAATAAACGGAGGTGTGATTATTGTAAATAAAGATACCTCAAAGAGGCCTGTAAGAATAGGTTTAGAAATTTTTAAGAATAAGACAAAAATAAAATCTATATATGAAGATGGAGAAATAAAAATAAAAATAAATACCAAAACAACTGTAAATATAAATGAATTGGAAAGCCAAATAGATTTTATAAGTGAACAAGGAAGAAGTATAGTAAAAAAAGAAGCTGAGAAATTAATGGAAAATAAAATAAAAAACCTCATAAAAAAAGTACAAAAAGAATATGATAGTGATATTTTTGGATTTGGTTCTGTTATTGAGCGAGAACATCCGGAAATTTGGAAAGAAATAAAGAATGATTGGGACAAGATTTTTAGAGATTTAAAAATAGAAGTTAAATCAGAAATAAAGATTAGAGGAAGTGCATTACGATCAAAACCAATTAAGGTGGGAAGTTGATATGGTACTTTTGATTATATTGGTTTATTTAATCATTGGAGTTATTGAAATCACTCCATTAGTAAAAAGAAATCAAAAAAAAGAGCTAATTCTTTATACAATAACTTTTATGACAGCATTCATTATTAGTCTATTGCTTAGTTTAGGTGTTAAGATCCCAAGTCCTGCAAAGCCAATAGAAAAAATTGTAAAGATGGTAATAGGATAAATTTGATAGAAAAGAAGAGGTGAATATGAAGAAAAAAATATTTCTCTTTATGATATGCATAAATATATTTTTTCTTTCAGGATGCTGGAACTATAAAGATATTGATGAAATAAGATTAGTAGCAGGGATGGCAATAGACTATGATGAAAAGAAAAATGAGTATATTACTACTATTGAGATTATTAACCCAGCATCCAAAAAAGAATCTCAAATGAGTGGAGAATTGTATGTAAGCCGAGGGAAACTACCTTTTGATGGTGTAAGAGATATTATTATGAAAACAGGACGAAAATTATATTGGGCACATGCAAAAGTTATTATTGTAAGCCAAAATATTGCTAAAAAAAATATCATATCCCTTCTAGATTATGTATACAGAGATGCAGAATTTAGAGAGGATATGAGGATTATAGTTTCAAAGGAAAAAACTGCAAGAGAGATACTAGAATTACATAAAGAAGAAAAGATTCATCCTGTTATAGGGATTTATTTAGATGATGTAATAGAATCTGAAAAGAGTATATCTAAATATCATTGTGCACAAATATGGAAATTCATAAAAGATTTATATGATGAAGGAATATCTCCAACCCTACCTGTTATAAGGAATATATCAGATGGGGAAAAAGTTCAACCTTATGTAGGAGGTCTAGCTGTTTTTAAAGGAGATAAAATGGTAGGGTGGCTTGATGAATTTGAAGCACAAGCCTTTTTATGGGTGATTGATCATGTATATGGAGGCTTAGTAATTGTAGAATCGAAAATGAAAGATAAACCTACTAAAATTACATTAGAAATCCTTAATAATAAGACAAAGGTAAAGCCTATATATAAAGAAGGTGAGCTTGTTATGAAAATAGATATTGAAACTGATGTGATGATAGGAGAAATAGGAGGAACAGATGATTTTATTGGGAAAGAAGGAAGAAACATATTAAAAAAAGATGCACAAAAACAAATAAAAACACATATTGAAAAAGTTATAAAAAAAGTACAGAAAGAGTATGACAGTGATATTTTTAGGTTTAGTAAAAGTATAAAAAAAGAAATGCCTAATTTATGGAAAAAAATAAAACCCAATTGGGATGAGTTTTTTAGGGGTTTAAAGACAGAAGTGAATGTAGTTGTAAATATTAAAGGCAGTGCATTGCAATTAAAACCACTTAAAGTAGCCAAATAACCTAGGAGGATTGAATGAGTAATAAAGAAATAATTTCAGATAAGCAAGGGATTTCTCTTATTATTATGTTTATAATAGGAACAGCATCCATAATGGCAAGGGGATTAGATGCAAAACAAGATTTGTGGTTAGCCGTTATTATTGCATTGATTGGGGCATTCCCTATTGTTTTTATATATGCTTATCTTCAATATATATTCCCAGGAAAGGACTTGTTTGACATTATATACATCTGTTTTGGGAATGTTATTGGTAAGGGAATAATTATTATATATACATGGTTTCTTTTTCATACAGGGATATTGGTTTGTATGAATTTTACCAATTTTGTATGGATTGTTGCTTTATTAGAAACACCTAAAATCATACTTATGATAAGTATGATTGTGCTTTGTACTTGGATTATTAAAGAAGGAATTGAAGTAATGGGCAGATGGGCAGAATTTTTTGTATGTGTACTTGTAGGTTTCATATTTATTGCAATATTATTTTTAATTCCAAAGATGCATATAAAAAATATTCAACCTATTTTAAATAGTGGGATAAAACCATTTATTAAGGGAACTTTTTCGGTATTTACTTTTCCTTTTACTCAGATAATCCCATTTATGATTATTTTTTCGAATTTCAAGGCAAAAAAATCTCCCTATAAAATATATCTATTAGGGCTATTACTAGGGGCTATTGTAATACTAATAAATTCTTTAGGAAGTATTTTGGTTTTAGGAGTAAGTACAGCTACAGGCATATATTATCCTGCTTATGGATCTGCCTCAAGAAT includes:
- a CDS encoding spore germination protein, with translation MFRILKDTILGVNNKKQPNRTKDIELTKSLEKNISEFKRIFKGNETVIFRNIESNQWDIKCCIIFIDGMINKSDLHKNVIYPIMNSIPPQKADKQNILEVLEKKIINASDIKNEKDANEMIMAILYGNAVLLLDGFSGGLVIDVKGWEQRAITEPSVEQVVRGPREGFTETIMTNLTLIRRKILSADLKFQFKEIGVRTKTKICVCYIEGLANEKIIKEVHKRLDDIQIDSILESGYIEELIQDAPLSPFPTISHTERPDIVAANLLEGRIAIVVDGTPTVLTLPCLFVEYFQANEDYYNTFIYASINRLIKFFGFFLTTSIPAIYVALATFHQEMIPTPLILSISASREGVPFPTIVEAIIMLLAFEILREGGIRLPAPIGATIGFVGAIILGQAAVQARFVSAPIVILIALTGISQFLAPKMIGPAIIVRFIFLFLSAFLGLYGYIFGVIGLFIHLMSLRSFGVPYMISIGSIKMQDIKDTAIRAPWWYMYYRPKLIGQKNPIRKKDSQIPEKR
- a CDS encoding Ger(x)C family spore germination protein; this translates as MKKIIFIFIILIQVVITSGCWNYKEINDVSIAAGIAVDYDKEKDKVISTTEIVYPMVTNGETKIQPEVIKAEGRNIFESIRNMIPLTGKKVFWAHAKVIIISEEVAKNEDILISLIDFAKRDAEYRDDIWVILSKEKTAGEILKTDVMIQDIVSFQLEDILKNEKGVEKYHSVPLWKFADDLSSEGIEPTLPTVGIASYKDKKIAQMYGTGVFKGAKLVGWLNGDETKSFLFIMGKINGGVIIVNKDTSKRPVRIGLEIFKNKTKIKSIYEDGEIKIKINTKTTVNINELESQIDFISEQGRSIVKKEAEKLMENKIKNLIKKVQKEYDSDIFGFGSVIEREHPEIWKEIKNDWDKIFRDLKIEVKSEIKIRGSALRSKPIKVGS
- a CDS encoding Ger(x)C family spore germination protein, which produces MKKKIFLFMICINIFFLSGCWNYKDIDEIRLVAGMAIDYDEKKNEYITTIEIINPASKKESQMSGELYVSRGKLPFDGVRDIIMKTGRKLYWAHAKVIIVSQNIAKKNIISLLDYVYRDAEFREDMRIIVSKEKTAREILELHKEEKIHPVIGIYLDDVIESEKSISKYHCAQIWKFIKDLYDEGISPTLPVIRNISDGEKVQPYVGGLAVFKGDKMVGWLDEFEAQAFLWVIDHVYGGLVIVESKMKDKPTKITLEILNNKTKVKPIYKEGELVMKIDIETDVMIGEIGGTDDFIGKEGRNILKKDAQKQIKTHIEKVIKKVQKEYDSDIFRFSKSIKKEMPNLWKKIKPNWDEFFRGLKTEVNVVVNIKGSALQLKPLKVAK
- a CDS encoding GerAB/ArcD/ProY family transporter, which codes for MSNKEIISDKQGISLIIMFIIGTASIMARGLDAKQDLWLAVIIALIGAFPIVFIYAYLQYIFPGKDLFDIIYICFGNVIGKGIIIIYTWFLFHTGILVCMNFTNFVWIVALLETPKIILMISMIVLCTWIIKEGIEVMGRWAEFFVCVLVGFIFIAILFLIPKMHIKNIQPILNSGIKPFIKGTFSVFTFPFTQIIPFMIIFSNFKAKKSPYKIYLLGLLLGAIVILINSLGSILVLGVSTATGIYYPAYGSASRIGLGAILQRIEIIIATTFTLGAFIKAGVYLLATCKGISKIFKYNDYRFIVVPVSLLMINLSYFLHDSVMDYFEWILGVWTYYAFPFQIVFPIVILIVAKIRKKIQEV